The following coding sequences lie in one Candidatus Neomarinimicrobiota bacterium genomic window:
- a CDS encoding Eco57I restriction-modification methylase domain-containing protein yields the protein MPEDQFYENRSLFSDYYLEHRLTDHPEWDESVEKAYQSFQDLYQQNTELYPKLTGKEAKTEEKFIKPAFDILGFYPEVQDKAESYGELNFPDYSLFVSEEQRTEALQHLDESEYFNYPVAIADAKYWDRPLDSQFSDAEERLSNRNPSFQIVHYLVATGVEWGILTNGAVWRLYSTRARSRVDTYFEVNLQTILEEEDREAFKFFYHFFRAASFVESPETGDTFIERVFTGSIQYGSELQNRLKELIFDEIFLHLAEGFIEFQQKNGTKDINSPENLDDIYEGTLRLLYRLLFILYAEARDLLPVQERGYQKYSMMHLKRRAWKAVREGETLSRVGHDYWNDLQSLFRIIDLGDSDLNVPRYNGGLFRQNHPQNAFFIDHSVPDKYLVPALHLLTMDEDPETGEKRFIDYKTLDVEQLGSIYEGLLEFHLRIADEPLAVTKEKGREVYKPVDEVDKPLRIIEQGEPYLENDKGERKATGSYYTPEYIVQYIVENTVGPVLEDRAAKFAELMEEIKEKSSGNRKQPVKQLEQEAINTFLGIKICDPAMGSGHFLVRTTDYLAEHIIVELDKYPDNPVIRRLESIRQDIIETLEEQDISIDERVLKDTNLLKRMVMKRCIYGVDLNPMATELAKLSLWLDSFTVGAPLSFLDHHLKVGNSLIGTTVHEVEEALEPEEGVTEDLFGSPFRGLLQAANLMRDVSALTDATFSEVEQSISKYDAFEQAIQPYKTILDLWVSRHFGNDGVKQVMEVHGQDVLDALKQGSRENLHTSENESLQLTEALSGEHHFFHWELEFPEVFINLERSDWKENPGFDAVVGNPPYSFGRDWGQTGIKNYFNAVYKCSKYQIDLYQLFTEQGIRINKSGGYFSHIVPDTWTNAIYSDILRKFILKQTEVLKITSSDIQIFPDATVDTIIFLFRNSERHGSNEVSIQKFTKDLTIHYLYSISVSRFEKNENSLFNFWLSPEIETIINKIRSNAIVLSEVCETTRGINAYDKATGQSEEVISNREYHAEGKIDDSFVPELMGKDIGRYENRWDENHYIKYGKWLAAPREIRFFKSPKLLVRKLLSAGRIVSIVDYDEFFVDQQLYIGIPHNKNYNLNYLCSICNSKLISFVFNNEQREEGVSFPHLRVDAFDNLKIRKIDFTSSNSERESGLKEFTELHSEQIETAQFDKMLELVSGHLSASPERSGVVHDILAHLAQQMLHMHEQKQDETSGFLSWLERFMGTALENLSGYTIIQEYYDIDGGKEELIDRLKRNNSKIPDADMTARAAQEKVIEEYEKSMETLRPLLDRIEKTDTLIDRIVYQLYGLTEEEIRVVEDSP from the coding sequence ATGCCTGAAGACCAGTTCTATGAAAACCGTTCTCTTTTTTCCGACTACTACCTGGAACATCGACTGACTGACCATCCCGAATGGGATGAATCCGTCGAAAAAGCATACCAATCATTCCAAGACCTGTATCAACAGAACACAGAGCTGTATCCCAAGCTTACAGGCAAGGAAGCCAAGACCGAAGAAAAGTTTATCAAACCGGCATTCGACATCCTTGGGTTCTATCCCGAAGTACAGGATAAGGCCGAGAGCTATGGCGAGTTAAATTTTCCGGATTATTCGCTGTTTGTCAGTGAGGAGCAGCGGACTGAGGCGTTACAGCATCTGGACGAGAGTGAATACTTCAATTATCCCGTGGCCATTGCCGATGCCAAATACTGGGACCGGCCCCTGGATTCGCAATTTTCGGATGCAGAAGAACGACTCTCAAATCGCAATCCCAGTTTTCAAATCGTCCATTATCTTGTTGCCACCGGAGTCGAGTGGGGTATCCTGACCAACGGGGCAGTCTGGCGTCTGTATTCAACCAGGGCCCGGTCTCGTGTGGATACGTATTTCGAAGTGAACCTGCAAACCATTCTCGAAGAAGAGGACAGAGAAGCCTTTAAATTTTTCTACCACTTCTTTCGGGCTGCCTCGTTCGTAGAATCTCCTGAAACGGGTGATACTTTTATCGAGCGGGTGTTTACCGGTTCCATTCAGTACGGAAGTGAGCTGCAGAATCGGTTAAAGGAACTGATATTCGATGAAATTTTTCTGCATCTAGCGGAAGGGTTTATCGAATTCCAGCAGAAAAACGGCACAAAGGATATTAATAGTCCGGAGAATCTGGACGATATCTACGAAGGGACGCTTCGCCTGCTCTACCGGTTGCTATTTATCCTCTATGCTGAAGCCAGAGATTTGCTCCCGGTGCAGGAGCGAGGCTACCAAAAATACAGTATGATGCACCTGAAACGGCGGGCCTGGAAAGCGGTACGGGAAGGAGAGACACTGAGCAGAGTAGGCCATGATTACTGGAATGACCTGCAAAGTCTCTTCCGGATTATAGATTTAGGTGACTCGGATTTAAATGTGCCGCGATACAACGGCGGTCTATTCCGGCAGAATCATCCCCAGAATGCCTTCTTTATTGACCATTCGGTGCCCGACAAATACCTGGTGCCAGCGCTGCACTTGCTCACAATGGACGAAGACCCGGAGACCGGCGAGAAGCGCTTTATCGATTACAAGACCCTCGATGTGGAGCAGCTGGGTTCCATCTATGAAGGACTGCTGGAATTTCATCTCCGTATCGCCGATGAGCCGCTGGCTGTCACCAAAGAAAAAGGGCGGGAAGTCTACAAGCCGGTAGATGAGGTTGACAAGCCTCTCCGTATCATCGAGCAGGGTGAGCCATACCTTGAAAATGACAAGGGCGAGCGGAAAGCCACAGGCTCCTACTACACGCCGGAATACATCGTGCAGTATATCGTGGAAAATACGGTGGGACCGGTTTTAGAAGACCGGGCAGCGAAATTTGCAGAGCTGATGGAGGAGATTAAAGAGAAGAGCAGCGGCAACCGGAAACAGCCGGTGAAGCAACTGGAGCAGGAAGCAATCAATACCTTTCTCGGCATTAAAATCTGTGACCCCGCCATGGGCAGCGGGCACTTTCTGGTACGAACCACAGATTATCTCGCAGAACACATCATCGTGGAGCTTGACAAATACCCGGATAATCCGGTTATCCGGCGGCTGGAATCCATTCGGCAGGATATCATTGAGACGCTGGAGGAGCAGGATATCTCCATCGATGAACGGGTGCTGAAAGATACCAACCTGCTGAAGCGGATGGTGATGAAGCGCTGCATTTACGGCGTTGACCTGAATCCCATGGCCACCGAACTGGCGAAACTGAGCCTCTGGCTGGATTCGTTTACCGTCGGCGCTCCGCTGAGTTTTCTGGACCATCATCTGAAGGTGGGGAATTCTCTCATTGGAACCACCGTCCATGAAGTTGAAGAAGCGTTAGAGCCAGAAGAAGGCGTAACCGAAGACCTGTTCGGCAGCCCGTTCCGGGGCCTGCTCCAGGCGGCCAACCTGATGCGGGATGTGTCTGCGCTGACCGACGCCACCTTCTCGGAAGTCGAGCAGAGCATCTCCAAGTACGATGCGTTCGAGCAAGCCATACAGCCGTATAAAACCATCCTGGACCTCTGGGTGAGCCGTCACTTCGGAAACGACGGCGTCAAGCAGGTGATGGAAGTCCACGGCCAGGACGTGCTGGACGCTCTCAAACAGGGGAGCCGGGAGAACCTGCATACCTCCGAAAACGAATCCCTCCAGTTGACTGAAGCATTATCCGGGGAACATCACTTCTTTCACTGGGAGCTGGAATTCCCGGAAGTTTTCATCAACCTGGAGCGGTCTGACTGGAAGGAGAATCCGGGATTTGATGCGGTAGTGGGGAATCCTCCTTACTCGTTTGGCAGGGATTGGGGACAAACAGGTATAAAAAATTATTTTAATGCAGTTTACAAATGTTCAAAGTATCAAATCGATCTTTATCAATTATTTACTGAGCAAGGTATTAGAATCAATAAATCGGGAGGATATTTTTCACATATTGTACCTGATACATGGACAAATGCAATTTATTCGGATATTCTTCGAAAGTTTATTCTCAAACAAACTGAAGTTTTAAAAATAACAAGCTCAGATATTCAAATTTTTCCTGATGCAACAGTTGATACTATAATTTTCTTATTCAGGAATTCTGAAAGGCATGGTAGTAATGAAGTATCAATACAAAAATTTACTAAAGACTTAACCATACATTATTTATACAGTATTAGCGTTTCAAGGTTTGAAAAGAATGAGAATTCACTTTTCAACTTTTGGCTATCACCTGAAATTGAGACAATAATTAATAAAATCAGGTCGAATGCAATTGTATTATCTGAAGTCTGTGAAACAACCAGAGGTATAAATGCTTACGATAAAGCAACCGGACAATCAGAAGAGGTTATTAGTAACCGAGAGTATCATGCCGAAGGAAAAATAGACGATTCATTTGTTCCTGAACTTATGGGGAAAGATATTGGTCGGTATGAGAATAGATGGGATGAAAATCATTATATAAAATATGGTAAATGGCTTGCCGCTCCACGGGAGATTAGGTTTTTTAAATCCCCAAAATTGCTTGTTCGTAAATTATTATCTGCCGGTAGAATTGTTTCCATCGTTGATTATGATGAATTTTTTGTTGACCAACAGCTATATATTGGAATTCCACATAATAAAAATTATAACCTGAATTATTTGTGCTCAATCTGTAACTCAAAGTTGATTAGTTTTGTTTTTAACAATGAACAGAGAGAGGAAGGAGTATCATTTCCTCATTTAAGAGTAGACGCTTTTGATAATTTGAAAATCCGAAAAATCGACTTCACTTCCTCCAATTCTGAAAGGGAATCCGGATTAAAAGAATTCACCGAGTTGCACAGTGAGCAAATCGAAACCGCTCAATTCGATAAAATGCTGGAATTGGTCAGCGGGCATTTGTCCGCCTCGCCGGAGCGGTCGGGTGTGGTTCATGACATCCTCGCCCACCTGGCGCAGCAGATGCTTCACATGCATGAACAGAA
- a CDS encoding FecR family protein has protein sequence MNHKIIIVLTGILVSLAWSSPGSAAEVNLLKKNGDVTIKRADEVAYSDAIEVGDTVTGGDSLKTGEDGFAALLFRDDKSIIKVRPKSLFTLISQEEVDAEVREIRMERGKILLEVTGSGGVTYQLATSTSVASVKGTSFWTVSDGQGNDRFIGLDGTVEIVNTVSGDTVQLHENETVISSPSGSIMATPMIQSDPPADPYPEGIEEGESEPMDESAPGGEPAMPEEPEQPEDTGEGGGPFGMSTKASVGAATIGGQVYNQIRIQPEFSIGKVGVGLDLALYVDQDGNIRSEDWDDAGDVIDKVYYIRYGQPGQPLYLRAGAIDNVSLGYGLLVNRYSNAIEYPGVRRVGLEYEVQFGDYTVTGFLNNFREFTTKDGPGLFGTRVAYNPFWKVDVGFTYVVDGNQYLGATDTDGDGYPDPVDKFPEDGNLVNDSDNDGLPDWYIDQYEQHDGNPPIYDKDINNDNIIDEGYTLTQALQSINGVDQVPFSIANRFLSHAAAVDVGIPVLDWRYLNLHLFSQFAQILPTGNEDASKIDMFKNSWGATPFGMLMQIGFVQTQFEYRYFQKFFASDMYNRTYEIDRVTTGRTEQGDLAFLTKTEQVLNRYDYTQKGFYGSASANLFDMVTLTASYQDMFAGNDRLRSAYTELGLNTMFIPKIRTASAYIYKSNVNNLTVLRTPGTIMGYSFEYEISGGAALRLNMQETYRDLNGNGEIEDGNEVVRSTSIETVFSF, from the coding sequence ATGAATCACAAAATTATCATCGTATTGACGGGTATCCTGGTGAGTTTAGCGTGGAGTAGCCCGGGATCCGCGGCAGAAGTGAACCTTTTGAAAAAAAACGGGGATGTCACGATCAAAAGAGCTGATGAGGTGGCCTATTCCGACGCAATTGAAGTCGGTGATACGGTTACAGGTGGCGATTCCCTGAAAACCGGGGAAGACGGTTTTGCCGCATTATTGTTCAGGGATGATAAAAGTATAATCAAAGTCCGCCCCAAATCACTATTCACGTTAATATCTCAGGAAGAAGTGGATGCGGAAGTCCGGGAAATACGAATGGAGCGTGGGAAGATATTGCTGGAAGTCACAGGCTCCGGTGGAGTTACCTATCAACTGGCCACTTCCACCTCTGTCGCCTCTGTTAAGGGTACCAGTTTCTGGACCGTTTCCGATGGACAGGGGAATGATCGGTTTATCGGCCTGGACGGTACCGTCGAAATCGTAAATACGGTAAGCGGTGATACTGTCCAGCTTCACGAAAATGAAACGGTCATCTCGTCGCCCTCCGGTTCCATTATGGCAACGCCAATGATCCAAAGCGATCCGCCGGCCGACCCGTATCCCGAAGGGATAGAAGAAGGCGAGAGCGAGCCAATGGATGAATCGGCACCGGGCGGTGAACCTGCCATGCCCGAGGAGCCGGAACAGCCGGAAGATACCGGTGAAGGTGGAGGCCCGTTCGGCATGAGTACGAAAGCAAGTGTCGGTGCAGCGACTATTGGTGGCCAGGTATATAATCAAATTCGGATTCAGCCGGAATTTTCCATCGGAAAAGTAGGGGTCGGTTTGGATCTGGCTCTCTATGTAGATCAGGATGGAAATATCCGGAGTGAAGATTGGGATGACGCTGGCGATGTTATCGACAAGGTTTATTACATCCGATATGGACAACCAGGCCAGCCATTATATCTTAGAGCAGGGGCAATCGATAATGTGTCTTTGGGATATGGTCTGCTCGTAAACAGGTATTCCAATGCCATCGAATATCCCGGTGTTCGTCGCGTTGGTCTGGAATACGAGGTCCAATTCGGAGATTATACGGTGACCGGTTTTCTCAATAATTTTCGGGAATTCACAACGAAAGATGGTCCCGGTCTCTTTGGTACGCGGGTCGCCTACAATCCGTTCTGGAAGGTCGACGTCGGTTTCACCTATGTGGTGGATGGCAATCAATATCTGGGAGCGACGGATACCGACGGTGACGGCTATCCCGATCCGGTCGACAAATTCCCTGAGGATGGCAACCTGGTCAACGATTCGGATAACGATGGGCTCCCGGACTGGTATATTGACCAGTATGAACAACATGATGGGAATCCGCCAATTTATGACAAGGATATTAACAACGATAATATCATAGACGAAGGATACACCCTTACGCAGGCGTTGCAGTCAATCAATGGGGTGGACCAGGTGCCGTTCAGCATCGCAAATCGCTTTTTGAGTCATGCCGCGGCTGTTGACGTGGGAATCCCGGTGCTGGACTGGCGATACCTGAATCTGCACCTGTTCTCTCAGTTTGCGCAGATCCTGCCCACCGGCAATGAAGACGCCTCTAAAATCGATATGTTCAAGAACAGCTGGGGCGCCACGCCGTTCGGCATGCTGATGCAGATCGGTTTTGTCCAGACGCAGTTCGAGTATCGCTATTTCCAGAAATTTTTTGCGTCGGATATGTACAACAGAACCTACGAGATCGACCGTGTCACCACCGGCCGGACTGAGCAGGGTGATCTTGCCTTCCTGACGAAAACCGAGCAGGTACTAAACCGGTATGATTATACGCAAAAGGGGTTCTATGGGAGTGCTTCAGCAAATCTGTTTGATATGGTGACGCTGACAGCCTCCTACCAGGATATGTTCGCCGGAAATGACCGGCTGCGTTCTGCCTATACCGAACTGGGGTTAAATACGATGTTTATCCCAAAGATCCGGACGGCCAGCGCGTACATATACAAGTCAAATGTGAACAATCTGACCGTACTCCGCACCCCGGGAACCATTATGGGATATTCGTTTGAATATGAGATTTCAGGCGGTGCGGCACTCCGGTTGAATATGCAGGAGACGTACCGGGATCTAAACGGGAATGGTGAGATCGAAGACGGCAATGAAGTTGTGCGATCTACCAGTATAGAGACGGTCTTCTCCTTCTAG
- a CDS encoding phosphatase PAP2 family protein, with protein sequence MAYAISPLHWEKTGWVSNGARIAGVGAVSLVDESIRSQMRDWRGNSNHWSMRSGRVAGSKYTAVSLSSGMYLVGLFGEFPSVRVTGRLLMEGYVAAGATTTILKTLIGRHRPYTDDGVYVFTPPGLESPSRALPSGHSTTGWVTATVLAKRTDNTLADVLYYSGATLISVSRIYHDKHWLSDVVAGAFVGYASGAFVVRKERERQDAVRKNNSKMSFSVHPQPGITLRWQF encoded by the coding sequence ATGGCGTATGCAATCAGCCCGTTGCATTGGGAAAAAACGGGGTGGGTTTCTAATGGGGCACGTATCGCCGGTGTCGGCGCAGTGAGTCTCGTTGATGAGAGCATTCGGTCGCAGATGCGAGACTGGCGCGGAAATTCCAACCACTGGTCCATGCGATCCGGGCGGGTTGCCGGGAGTAAGTACACAGCCGTTTCTTTATCCAGCGGGATGTATCTGGTCGGTTTATTCGGGGAGTTCCCTAGTGTACGTGTTACCGGGCGATTGCTCATGGAAGGATATGTGGCCGCCGGAGCAACCACCACCATATTAAAAACCCTGATCGGCCGGCATCGGCCATATACTGATGACGGTGTTTATGTTTTTACTCCGCCCGGCCTCGAAAGTCCATCCAGAGCATTACCTTCAGGCCATAGTACCACAGGGTGGGTGACAGCGACTGTGCTCGCCAAACGGACAGACAATACCCTTGCCGATGTTCTGTACTATTCCGGGGCGACACTCATTTCCGTCTCCCGGATTTACCATGACAAACATTGGCTCTCGGACGTAGTCGCCGGTGCGTTTGTCGGTTATGCTAGCGGCGCATTTGTGGTTCGGAAGGAACGGGAACGGCAAGACGCTGTTCGCAAAAATAACAGCAAGATGTCATTTAGCGTGCATCCACAACCGGGTATTACACTTCGGTGGCAATTCTAA
- a CDS encoding DoxX family protein, translating into MLQKKIEQYKSYAPLLLRLGLAAVFIVHGYNKLSAIANTTEFFASIQIPLAGFFAWLVAFVEFFGGILVAIGLYTRIAAALIAVIMIMAMFLVKFAQGFVGGWEFDFTLFMVALALILLGSGDLSFGKYLESR; encoded by the coding sequence ATGCTACAGAAAAAAATTGAGCAATATAAATCGTATGCGCCATTATTGCTGCGATTAGGATTGGCCGCGGTCTTTATTGTCCATGGATATAATAAACTTTCCGCAATCGCCAATACCACTGAGTTTTTCGCCAGCATCCAAATCCCGTTAGCCGGTTTCTTTGCCTGGCTGGTCGCGTTTGTTGAATTTTTTGGCGGAATTTTAGTTGCGATCGGGCTATACACCAGGATTGCAGCGGCCCTCATCGCCGTAATTATGATAATGGCTATGTTCCTGGTCAAATTTGCCCAGGGATTCGTCGGCGGCTGGGAGTTTGATTTTACGCTCTTTATGGTGGCGCTTGCCCTGATTCTTCTGGGAAGTGGCGACCTTTCGTTCGGTAAATATCTGGAGTCGAGATAA